The proteins below come from a single Aegilops tauschii subsp. strangulata cultivar AL8/78 chromosome 6, Aet v6.0, whole genome shotgun sequence genomic window:
- the LOC109784360 gene encoding uncharacterized protein has protein sequence MAGGLAVHLWKEWGIQILVLASFMLQVVLLIFAGIRRRKASAALRIFLWLAYLMADNIAVYALGHMSLNSRPYEDRLIAFWAPFFLLHLGGQDTITAYSLEDNQLWKRHLLTLLVQVSGASYILYVYIGNAPSLVSATILMFVVGVIKYAERVLALRLANIENLGTTLDIREGEYGRLDRKGDMDAEQEVLLGAHYLFSFCRSEFLDRVPTLGAYSAATAIKKSKHFNGGMYMYGLVEVELSLLYDLLYTKAPMIHTWHGCCIRVVSSVATVAAFLLFQLGGRGAYNGVDIAITYVLLVGAIILEITSVLRALGSTWTCAFLHARKWDRCYGAVMCLRRSVKAASNRRWLQSIGQHNVLDFCVRDKTKLRDRIARATGLGTWWKKLHYSSTIPVTPELKELLMTQMLKTMHDWRKWNIRYVRGQAALTDCGIFDDIGPTVEKDFDECVLVWHIATDIYLHCCPQIEEGHPLVKAIKVLSNYMGFLLVVRPNLLPGGVRRSLFRQNCPDLEKMMAQLCAGESSEDEDDGSWETVERLEDGTGSGQSIGEKDDGAREITAEGEDGNHPMVPSSKNLAKHVLHKHNSEHIGGAYTRAGHLATKLLDNKWNLPNVLEVIFAVWVEFLCYAAHHCTDVSHCRQLGDGGDFLTIIRILVDHIELFGIHRPDTNNGA, from the coding sequence ATGGCGGGAGGACTGGCGGTGCACCTGTGGAAAGAATGGGGGATCCAAATATTGGTCCTTGCTAGCTTCATGCTGCAAGTGGTTCTCCTCATCTTCGCAGGGATCCGTCGGCGCAAGGCCTCTGCTGCGCTGAGGATCTTCCTCTGGCTGGCGTACCTGATGGCGGACAACATCGCGGTGTATGCCCTTGGCCACATGTCCCTCAACAGCAGGCCTTACGAGGACCGGCTAATCGCGTTCTGGGCGCCGTTTTTCCTGCTGCACCTGGGTGGCCAGGACACCATCACAGCCTACTCTTTAGAGGACAACCAGCTCTGGAAGCGTCACCTGCTGACTCTGCTAGTGCAGGTTTCAGGAGCCAGCTATATCCTCTATGTTTATATTGGCAATGCGCCGAGCCTGGTGTCAGCGACCATACTGATGTTCGTCGTGGGCGTCATCAAGTATGCCGAGAGGGTGTTGGCACTCAGGCTCGCCAACATTGAAAATCTAGGCACCACTCTGGACATACGGGAGGGCGAGTATGGCAGACTGGATAGAAAAGGCGATATGGATGCAGAGCAAGAGGTTCTGCTGGGAGCTCATTACCTGTTCAGCTTTTGCAGGAGTGAATTTCTCGATCGTGTGCCGACGCTTGGGGCATACAGTGCCGCTACAGCAATTAAGAAAAGCAAGCACTTCAATGGAGGCATGTACATGTATGGGCTGGTGGAGGTGGAGCTCTCTCTTCTGTATGACTTGCTTTACACCAAGGCACCGATGATCCACACTTGGCATGGCTGCTGCATCCGTGTTGTCTCTTCGGTTGCCACTGTGGCGGCATTCTTGCTGTTCCAGCTTGGCGGTAGAGGTGCTTACAACGGGGTTGACATTGCCATCACCTATGTTCTGTTGGTTGGTGCCATCATTCTGGAGATCACTTCTGTACTGAGGGCACTAGGGTCAACATGGACATGCGCATTCTTGCATGCTCGGAAATGGGATCGGTGTTATGGTGCGGTGATGTGCCTTCGTCGGTCCGTCAAGGCGGCAAGCAACAGAAGGTGGTTGCAATCTATCGGGCAACATAATGTGCTGGATTTCTGCGTCCGTGACAAGACCAAGCTCAGAGACAGAATTGCCAGGGCAACGGGACTGGGGACCTGGTGGAAGAAACTGCATTACTCAAGCACCATTCCTGTTACGCCTGAGTTGAAGGAGTTGCTGATGACACAGATGTTGAAGACAATGCATGATTGGAGAAAATGGAACATCAGATATGTGCGTGGCCAAGCAGCGCTTACCGACTGCGGGATCTTTGATGATATCGGCCCGACTGTGGAAAAGGATTTTGATGAGTGCGTCCTTGTCTGGCACATTGCGACGGATATTTACCTTCACTGCTGCCCGCAAATTGAAGAGGGACACCCCCTTGTGAAGGCAATCAAGGTACTGTCCAACTACATGGGGTTCCTCCTGGTTGTACGCCCCAACTTACTGCCAGGAGGGGTACGCCGCAGCCTTTTCCGTCAGAATTGCCCTGATTTGGAGAAAATGATGGCTCAACTCTGTGCTGGAGAGTCCAGTGAAGATGAGGACGACGGGAGCTGGGAAACGGTTGAACGGTTGGAAGATGGTACTGGTAGTGGCCAGTCTATTGGGGAGAAGGATGATGGTGCACGGGAAATTACTGCAGAAGGCGAGGATGGGAACCACCCTATGGTCCCATCCAGCAAGAACCTCGCCAAGCATGTGCTTCACAAGCACAACAGTGAGCATATCGGCGGTGCTTACACCAGGGCTGGTCATCTTGCCACTAAGCTACTTGACAACAAGTGGAACCTGCCAAACGTGCTGGAGGTCATCTTCGCGGTGTGGGTTGAGTTCTTGTGCTACGCAGCCCACCATTGCACTGATGTTTCCCATTGCAGGCAGCTCGGCGATGGTGGTGACTTCCTCACCATTATCCGCATCCTTGTAGATCACATCGAGTTGTTTGGAATCCACCGGCCGGATACCAACAACGGTGCGTAG